The segment TTTCCTTTGGTGTTGTTAGCCGTTTGGCATTCACTGACTCGTACCTCCTTAAGAAACTTGAACAAAGCAGGGCTCCTTCCCTCCTGCAGGTTTTGTTGTCCTGCATTCTTCGGTACTATGAGCCCCTCGGACTCCCTTCCTGCAGACGGTTCACTTCACCTTTTAGGCTTATAGAGCGTCTCTTTACGGTTTCAAAAAAAAAAAACGTGCAGGGGAGGGCCTCCCCAGTTCACTGCATCCTCTTTCATACCATGCCGATCCCCTTACGCCGGAGGATTCTTCACTGTCGTTCCAAGTTCTGAACAGCTTCCATGGCCTTCGTCCATATGCGCGAGACTCGGCTTCCTCTTCCCCTCTTGCGAGGCCTTTTTGACGACGCGGCAGGATTCACTTTATGTTACAGCCTGGTATTTCGCTCGCCCTGTCTCCGACAGGTACTTTCGTCGATACGCTTCTACGCACAGATTTCGCCGTACGCAGGTATCCTAGCTACGCGGGGGCTTGGCCCCTCCCGCGACCGGACTTTCACCGGCTAGAAGATGCGTGCTTCTGGGCACGCCCTACAAAAAAAGGGCGGCCTGAAGGCCGCACCCTTTATCCCTTGACTGCCCCCGCCACAACGCCCTCAATAATATAGCGCTGACAGAACAGATAAAATATGACCACAGGCACAATAGCAAGCGTCAGCATCGCCATCATCGCACCCATATCAATCGAGCCATAGCCGCCGCGCAGGTACTGAATGGCAATTGGAATGGTTTTGTACTCTGTACCAATCACGAGATAGGGCAGCAAATAGTCGTTCCAGATCCACATCACATTCAGGATGGCGACCGTAATCGCGATCGGCTTCAGGATCGGAAACACAACCCGGAAGAACATCTGCCGCGGATTGCCGCCGTCCATCATCACGGCCTCTTCAATCTCTACAGGGATGGACTTGACGAACCCGGAGTACAGGAAGACAGACAGCCCCGCGCCAAAGCCTAAATAAATGATGACAATACCGAGCGGATTGTCCAGGTGCAGCACATTGGCCACCTTGGTCATCGTGAACATTACCATCTGAAAGGGCACGATCATGGAGAAGACGAAAGCAAAATACAAGGATTTGGTGAACCCGGTCTTCACCCGTGTAATGTACCAGGCCGTCATGGACGTGAACCAGACAATGACAAGCACCGACAGCACCGTAATGAGCAGGGACATGCCGAACGCGTTCAGAAAGCCTGTTTTCTCCAGGCCGCTGATATAGTTTTCCAGACCGACGTAGGTGGTGCTGTCCGGCAGCTTGAACGGCGCATCACTGATGAAAAATTTTCCCTTAAAGGAGTTCATGAGCACAATCAGGATCGGGGACAGGAACACGGCCATCAGAACCAGAAACAGCACAAAGATCGTATTGTCGCGGACCGTTTCTCTTTGCATTACTGCTCAACCTCCCTTCTTCTGGTGATAGACAGCTGGATCATGGAGATCAGGGCCACGAGCACGAAGAACACGACAGCCTTCGCCTGCCCCACTCCTTCAAAGCCCGGCGTGCCGTAGAAGGTGTTGTAAATGTCCAGGGCAAGCATTGCGGTCTCCTTGGAGGGAGCCCCTGCGGTCAGCGCAAGGTTCTGGTCAAACAGCTTCAGGGAATTGATCATCGTCAGGAACAGGCAGATGGTAATGGCCGGCATAATCATCGGAATGGTCACGTGCCGCACGGTTGCCCAGCGGTCTGCGCCTTCGATTTTGGCGACCTCGAACAGGTCCTTAGGGATGCTTTGGATGCCCGCGATGTAAATAACCATCATATACCCGATCATCTGCCAGCTCATGAGAATGACCAGTCCCCAGAAGCCGTACTTGGCGTCAAACGTCAGTGTCACCTCATAGCGGTACAGAATTCCGTTCAGAATCAGCTGCCAGATGTAGCCCAGCACGATGCCCCCGATCAGATTCGGCATGAAAAAAGCCGTCCGGAACAGATTCGTGCCCTTTCTGCCCCGTGTCAGCAGCAAGGCCAGCAGGAAGGCCAGCACATTGACCGTAATGATGGAGACGACGGTAAACTTGCTTGTAAACCAGAGTGCATTCTGAAAATCCGGATTGGCAAAGGCTTTGCCATAGTTGCTCAGCCCTACCCATGTCGCATCATTAACGGTCGTGAACTCGGTAAAGGACAGATAGATGCCCAGCGCGAAGGGAACCACGAACAGGGCAGCAAAGGCAAGCAGGGTCGGCAGGGTAAAGAACAAGACGTATCTTTTGATTGATTTCTCCATATCGACGCTCCGATCACATAGAATCCAAAAAGAGTAAAGAAGCGCCACTGCGCAGCATACTGTACGCAGTGGCCCGAAAATTTCACAGGGTTATTGGCTTGTTCTGGCCTTCTCGGCTTTCCAGCTTTCTGTTACCGTGCTGGCGACCTGCTCCCATGTTGCACTGCCCTGGGCATATTGCAGCAGCGCATCACCGAACTGGTTCTTGAACTCCTCGCTTGGGAAGGCGGCAAAGGTCCAGGCTACGGACGTTGTGCCTTCATCCATCCAGCGTGTCACTTCTTTTGCCAGTGGATCTGCAGGCTTCTCATCATCTCCGAAGGTGTTGAATGGTGCGATGAAGCCGAGCTCGTTCACGATATACTGCTTGCCTTTGTCACTGGAGAACAGCCACTCCAGGAATGCGATAGAAGCTTCCTGCTTCTCTTGGGATACCTTGCTGTTAATGGCGAAATAATTCTCGGTTCCGACAGCCAGACCCTGGTTCTCTTCGCCTTCTACGCCGGTATAGATCGGCATGAATTTGATATCCTCGGCTTTCACCGTGTTGCCGCCAACTTCGTTAATCTGGGACCATGCCCAGTTTCCGTTCTGTACCATGGCTGCCTGACCCAGCGCGAATTCTGCCATGGAATCAGCTACGGACTTGCTTCCGACCATCGTGCCTTTGCTGACAGAGTTGTTAATGTAGAGGTCAAAAATATTCTTGTAGTTGCTTCCATACTTGAACTCGATTTCCTTGGCATCAAGTCCGGCCAGCACGGTGCTGTCATAGCCGTCCATATCCTTGAACTCATAATACAGCGGCAGGTTCGCCAGGTGCGTCTGCCATCTCCATTGCTCGCCCGGAGCCATGGACGTGGAGGCGAATACGCCTTTGATGCCCAGAGCATCCTTTTTCGCGGTCATATCCTCAACCACGGCCTTCAGGGTGTCGAAGCTGTTGATTTCTGCGGCGGAAGAGATGCTGACGGCTTTGTCGGCCATCTCGAAATATTTCTTCATAATAGCGTCATTGTAGATGATGCCATAGCCTTCAACCACATAAGGGATGCCGTATACACCCTCTCCGCTCGTCACCGCAAGGCTTGGGTCAGACAGGAAGCTGTACAGCTTGGTGTCCTTCAGATCGCTGGCATAGTCCTTCCAGTTGTTATATCCGACCGGACCGTTAATCTGAAAAATCGTCGGAGGATCGGATTTGGCCACCTCGGACTTCAGCGTGGTTTCGTAGGTGCCGGCAGCAGCGGTCACCACTTTCACTTTAATGCCGGTCTCCGCTTCGTAATCCTTGGCAATCTTGTCATACACCTGTGCAATTTCCGGCTTGAAATTCAGGAAGTAGATTTCATCCACCTTCGCTGTCTGCTCCTCGGCCGGTGCTTTGCCGCTGTCCTTGTTCGGCTCTGTCGTGCCGGTGGAGCCGGTTTCGGTCCCGCCTCCGCATGCCGCCAGACCCATGGTCAGTGTCAGCCCGAGAATCAGGCTCATCCATTTTTTACTCTTTTTCACGTGTATGCCCCCTTTATAGGTATGGTTTAAAATGACTCCGTATAAGATTCCCGCTCCTTAGCGGCTCTATAGTTTAGTTATAGCATTACAGAATATCCCAGCGCATCGGAATATCCTCGCATGAACAAGGAACATTTTCGCCTGCTGCT is part of the Paenibacillus algicola genome and harbors:
- a CDS encoding carbohydrate ABC transporter permease; the encoded protein is MQRETVRDNTIFVLFLVLMAVFLSPILIVLMNSFKGKFFISDAPFKLPDSTTYVGLENYISGLEKTGFLNAFGMSLLITVLSVLVIVWFTSMTAWYITRVKTGFTKSLYFAFVFSMIVPFQMVMFTMTKVANVLHLDNPLGIVIIYLGFGAGLSVFLYSGFVKSIPVEIEEAVMMDGGNPRQMFFRVVFPILKPIAITVAILNVMWIWNDYLLPYLVIGTEYKTIPIAIQYLRGGYGSIDMGAMMAMLTLAIVPVVIFYLFCQRYIIEGVVAGAVKG
- a CDS encoding carbohydrate ABC transporter permease, with product MEKSIKRYVLFFTLPTLLAFAALFVVPFALGIYLSFTEFTTVNDATWVGLSNYGKAFANPDFQNALWFTSKFTVVSIITVNVLAFLLALLLTRGRKGTNLFRTAFFMPNLIGGIVLGYIWQLILNGILYRYEVTLTFDAKYGFWGLVILMSWQMIGYMMVIYIAGIQSIPKDLFEVAKIEGADRWATVRHVTIPMIMPAITICLFLTMINSLKLFDQNLALTAGAPSKETAMLALDIYNTFYGTPGFEGVGQAKAVVFFVLVALISMIQLSITRRREVEQ
- a CDS encoding ABC transporter substrate-binding protein gives rise to the protein MKKSKKWMSLILGLTLTMGLAACGGGTETGSTGTTEPNKDSGKAPAEEQTAKVDEIYFLNFKPEIAQVYDKIAKDYEAETGIKVKVVTAAAGTYETTLKSEVAKSDPPTIFQINGPVGYNNWKDYASDLKDTKLYSFLSDPSLAVTSGEGVYGIPYVVEGYGIIYNDAIMKKYFEMADKAVSISSAAEINSFDTLKAVVEDMTAKKDALGIKGVFASTSMAPGEQWRWQTHLANLPLYYEFKDMDGYDSTVLAGLDAKEIEFKYGSNYKNIFDLYINNSVSKGTMVGSKSVADSMAEFALGQAAMVQNGNWAWSQINEVGGNTVKAEDIKFMPIYTGVEGEENQGLAVGTENYFAINSKVSQEKQEASIAFLEWLFSSDKGKQYIVNELGFIAPFNTFGDDEKPADPLAKEVTRWMDEGTTSVAWTFAAFPSEEFKNQFGDALLQYAQGSATWEQVASTVTESWKAEKARTSQ